In the genome of Enterococcus sp. DIV2402, the window ATGATCGAGAAATGTTAGCTGCTTCAGGCGTGGGTGTGGCGATGGGAAATGCATCAGATGAAGTTCGTCAATATGCCGATATGATTACTTCAGATAATGACAATGATGGCATTTGGAAAGCATTGATGGAGTTAGGTTTTTTAACAGGAAAGTAGGAGGAGTTCACTATGAAAATTGCGTTAATTGCTCATGATCGTAAAAAAGACTTAATGGTAAAATTAGTTGGTGCTTACAAACATATCTTGGAGCAACATGAACTTTTTGCAACAGGAACCACAGGCGGTAGAATTCAAGATGAGACGGAATTGCCGGTGCATCGCTTTAAGTCGGGACCACTAGGTGGAGATCAACAAATTGGTGCGATGATTTCAGAAGATGCTTTAGATATGGTGATTTTTTTACGTGACCCACTAGCTGCCCAACCACATGAACCTGATGTGACGGCATTAATCCGTTTGTCAGATGTCTATGAAATTCCGTTAGCAACAAACATTGGGACGGCAGAAATTTTGATTCGTGGCTTAGAAGCTGGCTTTGCAGATTTTCGAGAAGTGGTTCATGAATTAGATCATACACCGTTGTCCTTTTAACTTTCTTAAAAGAGTTTGGAATCCCAAACTCTTTTTTTTCTACTCTAAAACCTTTATAATGGGGAAAGATGTTAATAGAGAAGAGGAAAATATGTGCGGGTTTTATTTATTGGTGATGTAGTTGGGTCATTAGGAAGAGAAACAATTACGGATTATTTACCTAAGTTGAAAAAGGTTTATCGTCCTCAAGTCACAATTTTAAACGGTGAAAATGCGGCAGCTGGTCGTGGAATCACTGAGAAAATCTACAAAAAATTTTTACAAGATGGTGTTGATGTAGTCACACTTGGTAATCATACATGGGATAATCGAGCAATTTTTGACTTCATTGATGATGCAAAAAAAATGATTCGCCCAGCAAATTTCCCAGAAGCAGCACCAGGAAAAGGGATTGTTTATGTGAAAGTCAATGCAATTGAATTGGCGGTTATTAATTTACAAGCACGTTCGTTTATGGTGGATATAGATGATCCGTTTAAAAAAGCGGATGAATTAGTAACGGAAGCGCGTAAACGGACACCTTTCATTTTTGTTGATTTCCATGGTGAAACAACGAGTGAAAAACAAGCGATGGGATGGTATTTAGATGGTCGTGTCTCAGCTGTTGTAGGTACGCATACGCATGTGCAAACAAATGACGCACGAATTTTA includes:
- the mgsA gene encoding methylglyoxal synthase — its product is MKIALIAHDRKKDLMVKLVGAYKHILEQHELFATGTTGGRIQDETELPVHRFKSGPLGGDQQIGAMISEDALDMVIFLRDPLAAQPHEPDVTALIRLSDVYEIPLATNIGTAEILIRGLEAGFADFREVVHELDHTPLSF
- a CDS encoding TIGR00282 family metallophosphoesterase, giving the protein MRVLFIGDVVGSLGRETITDYLPKLKKVYRPQVTILNGENAAAGRGITEKIYKKFLQDGVDVVTLGNHTWDNRAIFDFIDDAKKMIRPANFPEAAPGKGIVYVKVNAIELAVINLQARSFMVDIDDPFKKADELVTEARKRTPFIFVDFHGETTSEKQAMGWYLDGRVSAVVGTHTHVQTNDARILPQGTAYLSDVGMTGPYDGILGMKREAVIEKFLTALPQRFEVVEQGRSILSACIIEINEQTGKAKSIQPIQISEDRPFTE